Within Lytechinus pictus isolate F3 Inbred chromosome 7, Lp3.0, whole genome shotgun sequence, the genomic segment AGTATTTGATTGCAATCCAAAGTCTCGTGAGGATGGAGTATGTTCAATGGTTGAAGAAAAGCGCGAAATCAAGCTTCTCCTTCCTGAGACATTCAACAAAGAAATTCCACCCGAAGAAGTAGATTTCAACGACGTCCCTTCTTGGATATTTTCAAATGGACGAGATGATCTTGAAGAATTACAAAGCCCGAGTCTTGCTTCAGATTGGAATGAAAAATATGGCGCAGGAGTTGATCGTGCAATAGATTATTTTGCCACGAATGCAATTCCTAAGAAAAGAGCAATcgttgtttttcttcttctttcgaGAGACAGTGTGCAGGTAATGAGTGATATCTTCAAGAAATTGCAGTCATCTTTGCAAGGTCAAGGGAATTTCACATTCATTGCAGAAAGTCAAGACCTTTTTGAGATTTGGGCAGATGAAGTCAAGAAATGGTTACCACGGAATCAACTAGAGCAGCGAAGTTTTATTGGTACTGAATGGAAATATGTTAATAAATTCATTCAGAGGCAATACGAACAATTTGCCATTTCCCAAGCTGAACTGCCCTTATCAGACGGGAAGGTGTGCAATCTTCCAAACAAGAAGCGCTCTCAATGGCTCAACATAGGTGTTCTTCCGTCAAATGAGTGTGAAAACACAGACATGGACGAGGACGGTCCGAAATTCAAGAAATTCGTTTCAAAGCAAGAGTTGACTTTCTACAAAGGAAACGATGTCTCTTGGTGGAACTTTCACCTAACCGAAGGAAGAGGAAAGAAACAACGATTCAACCAAGTTTTACGACGTGAAGTCAGTAAAACGTTGAACGAGTTAGTAAAGTCGAAATGGAAGCCAGCCAATCCGAATGATGGATCTAGCCCCATTGTGACAATAACTATCTTTCATGAACCGGGGTCGGGTGCGAGTACCACCGCAAGACAGGTTCTATGGGATTTCCACCATCAACTTCGCTGCGTTATTGTTAAGCGAGCAGTAATGCGAACAGTTGAAGAAATACTTGAAGTCCGCCGATATGGGTATGAGAGTTCAGAAGAACCTCCACCAGCCCTTGTGTTGCTTGATGACATGGATGATACAGAGGTTGTCGACCTTATTGCACAGCTTGAACGAGCAACTAACAACAATGACTGTTTGTCAATTATATTACTTCAATGCAAAAGAACACCCAATTCTGAGCTTTTGGCGAAAGACTCAGTTGTTGTCATGAAGCATGAATTGAATGATCAAGAACGAAGATGGTTCGATGACAAATTCAAGGAATATGAAAAGGAGTACAGTATGTGCCCAGAGAAGTTGATTGGGTTCATGGTAATGAAAGAACAGTGTAACCCAGAATATATTCAAAGAATTGTATCAAACATCTTACGTGAGATGAAGAACAATGCAGATAAGAAATACCACAATGAAGCTCAGCTGCTCAAGTACATCGCAGTTATCAATAAGTATCTGGGAGATGTCGGTATGCCTGTGTCCTGTTGTGATGAAATGATGAGTGTAGGAGAGAGAATAAGATGTCAAGGAGGATACAGATTGAAGTATGATCCATGGGAAAAACATCTTTCAAATGCGACATGCCTTCTCCTAATCCAAACAGAAGTGCATACAAAATCGGGTCCTACAAATGTAGTAAAGGTGGTTAACTCTGTCCTTGCAGCTGAGGTTGTCAAGCAACTTGAAGAAGACAATGGCCAAACAATTGGAGAAATTGTCAAGGAGTTCATATATGACTCTAAAATCCTTGACTCAAAGGCTTACATAAAGTCGTACATCGAACTCATAATCCGGAGATTACTTGTACAACGGAAGAAGATTGACAATGACTGGAGAGAAAAAAGTGCATTCTCTCCTTTGGTTGAGCATCTTGTCAAGGAAAATCTAAATCTAGCATTTCAACTTCTTGAAGACACATCTAAAAAATTCAAGAGTGGATATATTGCTCAGCAGCTGGCACGCTTGTACAAATCGAGAGGAAAGCTTGATGAAGCAGCTCAATCTGCGAGGATGGCTACTGACTTTAAGAGTGACAATCCTTTCTATTGGGATACCCGGGGCAGGATCATCATTAGCAAAATGGAGAAGTATAAGGAGCAGCAAAATTACACATCAGTAGACGAGTCTGAAGCCCCCACATTGATAAATCTCCTGGATGAGGGGATGTGCGTCTTCAAGAGGTGTCAGGACATTTTTGGAGGGGAATACAGTTATTATTCCCCCTATGCTGGCTACTGTGGTGAGCTAAAGGTAATCTTCTTGTTTATTCACATAATGGAATTACGTGTATTACCGTTTTGTTCCTCATCCCAAGAATGTGTACGTAAATTGAAAGTTTACTTCTTGACAGATGAAAACCTTCCGGATCTCAGCGTCTTTTGGAAATACAAACGAGAACATCTTAAGGAGTTACCGAAGAGAGCAGACCTCGTGCTCGATAAAATCTCAGATCTGATGACATTCAGCAGAGCTAAACCAACAACCAAGCAATACCCTGAAGGCCATCTATGCAAGGTACAGTCCGAGATAGACTTGTTCAATCAGAAGATGCTTGAGTATTTTACAATTGACATACATCAATCCCCACCAAAGTCTGTTCTAGAAAATTCTTGGAGAAGGGCACAAGTGAAGGCAATGAAGGCTGATTCTTTCTCTGCCATATTCAAAATGGCACAAGATGGTAAGGAGGATAGCCTAAAGGAAGTTAGAAGCATTCTCAACGCAAATAACGAAACAAGTGCCTTTGATCTGAAACTATTGGTCTGCATTTCATTTGCGTTGTCCTCCTTAGGCTGTGAAGATGTTGACTACGATAGAACAGTCAAACTGGTCCAGAAACTCAATGAAATTGACAAAAGTTTGTATGGTGCCTTCTTTGCTATGATGTTAGCCTGGCCAAGAGATGACCTGACTGCAAGACGTAGTGATGTCGGGATGTCCCCATGGAATGCAGTTCAGAATCTAATCAAGAAGGGGAAAAGCTTTcttagaaaagaagaaaaaacaccTCATACTAATCAATCCTttcaacatcatcatttaaaTAAACCTCTCACTTACTTCTTGTTTGCCAAGGGAGAAGGGCTGCAGGCATTCCTCCACATTAACGAGTTCCACGCTTCTCCGTCAACACTGGAAGATGAAAGGCATAAGTTCTGGTCGAGAGAAGGAGTAAGCCAGCAATTGGTGCGTCTAGAGGGAACAATTAAAGATAGGGGGAGGATCGTGTACAAAACCCCTGCAAATGAACACATCTACATTGGACTATCTCGCAGACGGATAAGCCAACCAAGTCAAGAAAGGGTCTCTTTCTACCTTGGCTTCAATTTCCATGGACCTGTTGCATTCGACGTTTCCGAAAAACGATCGCACTTCAATCCCAGTTCACGAGAGGAATATCAGCCAGGTGCCGTGTCAGACGTATCCAGGGTATCTTGTGGGCAGCATACTTGTCCATGAAGCAGAGGAACAAGCAGAAACTCTCATTCGAAAATGTAAGTTGAAAACACCATGTGCAAAGATtaattaaatatacatgtaaaccttTTCAACAGGTTATCGGtcaattattttgttcatattttttccatCAATGTCGGTGTAAAAAAGAGAAGGTGGTCCGGTAAAGATTTAAAATTTGGGATGAGgggtttatttttcaaaatagaatgtttaaaaattaagtttattgaccgatttctgatattttatttttttagcaaACTGTATGATAATGTTTGCGCCACTCCAGCCATTCCTATCTTGCCTTCATTCACTTTCTCTCTATTTTCCTGCTTATCATTCAatattatctatatatatattttattgccTTTGTATTacctttttttatcttggttcTGTAATCCTTATTTGTTTCTTGCTTATTTGTTTCTATGAATTACAGCTTGAAGCAATACGGATGAAATATAAACTAGAATCGGATCTCCGGGACATTAAGGCTCAAATTTAGGATGAGATCGAAAGAGAAGACGACGAGGACATTTACCCTCGTAACACGAAAAGATGATGAGTGTTTTTTCATAGAAATGTGTCTAATTCAATTTATCGTCGGGATGCAGTGAGGTGTGCGATTATTATGACTTAACTGTCACTTGTCACACTAATATAAACTTCTAATGCATtggtttgaaatatgaaaacaatattgCTTATGATAGATCCCATATATGGCCCTAACTGCTCACTGGAAAAATGCTAGTATTgagcgattccatgctagaaaattAGCAATTTCCACAATATTTTTAACCTGATTTACAACGAGGATCTTCAATTTGTTTCTTGGTAATAATAGAGTACTACTGTATTGTGAAAAATTGACAACCAACAATAATATGCTGTCCTTATGTGAAATACAGGTCAAaatgattaatttctcaaaGTATAATCTAACAATATTTCTCTAGTGTAAGATAATTAAGAATtaatcatttgcataatatttgAATGAATTGAGGgtacccaaataaaaaaagacgCAACTTTGGTTTGTGTCCGAAAAATACCATACCTTGCGTAAACAATAAGAATTTAAGgaccatgtcattttcaccaaatttagcAGAAAGTTACTTTTGTATCTGTGCattataaaaatgcaaaaagtaatataggttcatgtgcttatttgtttatgcccccgcagacgaagtccgaAGGGGGCATTGAGCGTTGCCCCTGCCCGTCCGTCCgtcccccacttggtttccgcgcaataactcaaaaaatatttaatggattttaaaaaattgtagtgtgtaggtagatgacaccaaaatacaggctaagtttgaattcggagtccgcaggtcaaatgtcaaaggtcacagctcattaaatatgcgagttggtttccgcacaataactcgaaaaatatttaatggattcaAAAATGtgtggtgtgtaggtagatgacaccaaaatacaggctaaatttgaattcggagtccgcaggtcaaatgtcacagctcatgaaatatgcgagttggtttctgcgcaataactcaaaaaatatttaatggatttaaaaaaaattgtggtgtgtaggtagatgacaccaaaatacaggctaagatTTGAtttggagtccgcaggtcaaaggtcacagctcattaagtatgcgagttggtttccgcacaataactcgaaaaatatttaatggattaaaaagaaatttggtgtaggtagatgacaccaaaatacaggctaagtttaaattcggagtctgcaggtcaaaggtcacagctcagtATATATGCGAGatggttcaaaggtctaaatttgttcattatgcatattggtttctgcattATATttagttcaatcatattgaatgaatttctgatcgcgttaagcggggtcatctgtgtcctttggacacgtcaaatttttAGTTTCTACGGGACTTCAAAGTCGccatatttgaatgatatgaaaaCAATGTTGcacaatcaagagaattatgcctctcttagacctcacgaatccACCAAAttaaaatcatctttactctgtCGATATCGCATCAAACTTTAAGGATATGTAACTAATTGGGTACCAAAGTAGGAAAATATCTTTTAATTGACACGACTaaatctatttggagtcagcagcgccctcatttgacAAGAATGGTGCATAAACTTCAAAAAACACATCTCAAAAGGACGTGAATCTTATACTCgaaaattcaaaaaagtatagtttaagctgcactttattcaaaatccatgtccttttcatcaaattcggcaaAATTGTAGAGCAATGCATTGcaaaggtgtagggaagttaaaaataggAGGTCcatgtgctttttttttaattatcagtgtccaaagtgttgcgagttggcttgaaaatcgcctaaaatgcgccgaaaacatgcaaaagtcgaATAATACCGTCtgaaatgcgaatggttccgtagttctgctcccaaacatttgaaatccatgtcattttcatcatactctctagatttgtcgaggaatatattctgaagacgttgaaatattaaaaatatggggtccatactcgtttttaaactatcttCTTCTTCTGAAAATACCGTCCAAAATATCTAGAATACGAATGGTTTcttagttctgctcccaaacattcaaaatccatgtcattttcatcttactatctagatttgtagaggaatataatttgaagacgttgaaatattaaaaatatggggtccctACTCGTTTTTTAAACTATCCTTGTCTAACCTctaaagtgttgcgagttggcttgaaacagcccaaaatgggcctaaaatgtgcaaatgtctaataccgtctaaaatgtctaaaatgcgaattgttccgtagttctgctcccaaacattcaaaatccatgtcattttcgtcATACtccagatttgtagaggaatatatttcaaagacgttaaaacattaaaaatatggggtccattcgctcgtttttaaactctcagtgtccaaagtgttgtgagttggcttgaaacaatTTATAATGCGCTTAGtaaaacgggcaaaagtctaataccttccaaaatgtctaaaatacgaatggatCCTttgttctgctcccaaacattcaaaatccatgtcaatAACTTATTCTCTCTAGATttatagaggaatatattctgaagacattaaagcattaaaaatatggggtccatgtgctcgttttcaaatttcattgcCCAAAGTATTgtgagttggcttgaaacagcccaaaaatgcgccgaaaacaagcaaaagtctgataACACCGTCTAAAATgagaatggttccgtagtcttgctcccaaacattgaaaatccatgtcattttcataaaactttgcacatagatacttcagcacctgaatattccaaatatgcacaAATAAACATcagtccatgtgcttgattttttgctatacaGCTTCAAATTTCACCcaaatggatgttcttaagaattgcgcattcaaaataatttggcatttttaaacCTCACaagatcacaacaatgagtttaaagctctattactcagtcaaaatccatgaaaatttcatcaactttgcaatataattaataattgtatccttaagatggataatctatttatattgcTATTAATTGTTTGCTATTTTAAATCTAACAGCACTCtcagtttttaaaaattgcgcgaaagataacaaaaactcaacaatatgaaatttcaataacaaacttgagaagtacaagaaatgctgcacttcaAATGGATCAAACAGTAAACATCCATTCGAATTATTGGCACACCTTTACTTTTGTGCATGCATCAACCTAATCAAGGGTTATTATAATCCTACCTTTGCCTTTGTCTCTTTCTCGTTTTCAGTCATTAATGAACACTCAGTTATGatgtttttatatacatgtactgttaaTACACTGTATTAAAATTTTATCTATGTGCCTTTTGCTGTAgctgcaattttcttttttagcaAATGTTTAAGCAGAGTACATATAATGCAGtttagaggatttttttttttgttctatgtttttgtatatatgtatagttATAGTTATTTTAATATGACTATTACTTGGTAGTTATGATCTATGTTGGGTAGAAACAATTTTGTAAAGTAAAGACTGTATACTtactttttaatttaataataatcTTCACAGTGAGTCATTTTCTGTGGATCCTATACCTTTTTAAACAGGCTCAACTTTAGCttacatattatatatttaaatatagaTGATGCCCATGGTGTTTGCTAGGAAGTTCGCTGTCTATGAAGAATTGTATATAGGAATGAGTttgcgtgtatgtgtgtgtgtatgcttGTTGTGGAGTGTGGTCTCCCAATGTAGTAGGTTTATTTTGCTTCAAAACTTTGATGTACAGGTTTATCAAGAGTTTCAGTGTGTGTTTGCTTTTAATGTCATTACGCCTTAACACTTTTAATTGTAGAGGCCTTCAAGATGGTTTTAAGAGGAAAAAAGTATTCAAGTTTTTACGAgaatcaaaatatgatataatttttcttcaggaaacacACTCAAGTAAAAGTGATGAAATGTTATGGCGCCCCCAATGGGGTGGACAGGCTATGTTTAGTAGCTACACAGCAAATAGCAGAGGAGTAGCTATTTTATTTAAGTCTTCTTTGAGaatatctttatcatcatcatattctgACCCGGAAGGAAGGTTTCTTATCCTTCATATGAGTGTAAAAGATATGGATCtcatattggtcaatgtatatgGTCCAAACAAGGATTTACCAGAGTTTTTTGTTAATATGTTTGCGAAAATAGATGATGTAGGTAACTCAAGGATTGTATTGGCAGGTGACTTGAATATCGCAGTAGGTCCCTTGGATTACGAGGGCTCTTGTCCTGTTCACCATAATATTCATGCTAAAAGTTGTTTTAATATGTATGTCGAGGAATTAAGCCTTGTTGATGTTTGGAGAAGAGACCACAGTCGAGATAAGGTTTTCACACGGCACCAGAAAAGTCCATTAGTTTCCTCTAGATTGGATTATATTTTTGTGTCCAGTGATTTGTTGacttgtgtgaaagaaatgctgcactttatttaaaacccatgtcattttcaccaaactttgcagaGTTGCAGAGGAAGGTATACGTAAGAGGTGCAAACACTAacaaatatgggttcatgtgcttattttcaAACTAGCAGcacttttattagagcaaatgtgttttttaaaaCACACAccaaaacgcgccaaaagctttgTACCTATGTGACGACAAATTTCAAACCATTCTACCATtcattcaaactcggggtcatatattcttcatattttgcagcactacagagtaaagtattttaaaattgtagaggatttaaaaaaaaatggtccatggaatagcttattagcttcataaaataacacatcggatttgcatgcaaatattattttcagcctggagtacacACCTTTGATAAAACAATGATTGATTGCACCCATGGCCTTTGCAACAAAAACGATGAATTCTAGACCCTCgtgtaaaaattcaaattttctttgaggGAACACAACAAATTTTAATCAAGTGTCACTGACTTTGGGTGAAACTAACTTCATCCACTTAAAAGTTTTGCATGCACGCTTTAGCGCCGACATGGCCGTAATATCAAAGTgtagttgagtatatgcacatagtaactgtgctatataaattaacataataTTAGACAGCATTATACTTATTCAACAAAATTTCCAGGGTTTTTTTAACgtttttatgtgtatatattATCTAAATAATTTTGTATAGTAAACTGAACACTTTTAATGCATTGCTATAACTTCATGTATATTTGTATCCAATTCGCCCTGTATGAAATCTTTGTTGACTTATATATCGAATTGTCAAAAATTGTCAACTTGGTTTTAAACGATTGTTATCGAATTGCGTAAAACTAACTTCATTCACTTTAAAGCTTGTGTATGATATTAATATTCAATCGACGATAGACAGCAATATACTATGAAACTTAATGAAAATACAACTTTTTtcagatattgaagaaaaaaaattatttcggCAAAatgtttacatatatatattttgtgggtatttgtgtatttatggtgaaagtttgattcACTTTATGAGAATATTTTGTTCGATATTATTGAATTtgtgaaaagtgttcggtaatacgatccactaccgtACGTTTGTTATAAGCTTATAATAGGAAAAGTGGATTAAGTTTGCAGAAGGGAGT encodes:
- the LOC135154768 gene encoding sterile alpha motif domain-containing protein 9-like — its product is MIFLPFYSPVPIKTLQEMNTDEVKKWLIEELRISVSIADKLAEACVDGELLLRYEDQHLQKDFQLPTGVMRKIIYARDYHMKKRAHAQPHLAPASECSDNLNKDAGTTGNIHRSPSASGTHESKRDAQITELTASVKRLNTEDDDVGKSVAVEISQPAPLSKEEESAGEAKLRYLLTGDESGSLDRSFHPVLVVNKPAFEESRDDKLESLKERLDFVSLVNWNAVFDCNPKSREDGVCSMVEEKREIKLLLPETFNKEIPPEEVDFNDVPSWIFSNGRDDLEELQSPSLASDWNEKYGAGVDRAIDYFATNAIPKKRAIVVFLLLSRDSVQVMSDIFKKLQSSLQGQGNFTFIAESQDLFEIWADEVKKWLPRNQLEQRSFIGTEWKYVNKFIQRQYEQFAISQAELPLSDGKVCNLPNKKRSQWLNIGVLPSNECENTDMDEDGPKFKKFVSKQELTFYKGNDVSWWNFHLTEGRGKKQRFNQVLRREVSKTLNELVKSKWKPANPNDGSSPIVTITIFHEPGSGASTTARQVLWDFHHQLRCVIVKRAVMRTVEEILEVRRYGYESSEEPPPALVLLDDMDDTEVVDLIAQLERATNNNDCLSIILLQCKRTPNSELLAKDSVVVMKHELNDQERRWFDDKFKEYEKEYSMCPEKLIGFMVMKEQCNPEYIQRIVSNILREMKNNADKKYHNEAQLLKYIAVINKYLGDVGMPVSCCDEMMSVGERIRCQGGYRLKYDPWEKHLSNATCLLLIQTEVHTKSGPTNVVKVVNSVLAAEVVKQLEEDNGQTIGEIVKEFIYDSKILDSKAYIKSYIELIIRRLLVQRKKIDNDWREKSAFSPLVEHLVKENLNLAFQLLEDTSKKFKSGYIAQQLARLYKSRGKLDEAAQSARMATDFKSDNPFYWDTRGRIIISKMEKYKEQQNYTSVDESEAPTLINLLDEGMCVFKRCQDIFGGEYSYYSPYAGYCGELKVIFLFIHIMELRVLPFCSSSQECVRKLKVYFLTDENLPDLSVFWKYKREHLKELPKRADLVLDKISDLMTFSRAKPTTKQYPEGHLCKVQSEIDLFNQKMLEYFTIDIHQSPPKSVLENSWRRAQVKAMKADSFSAIFKMAQDGKEDSLKEVRSILNANNETSAFDLKLLVCISFALSSLGCEDVDYDRTVKLVQKLNEIDKSLYGAFFAMMLAWPRDDLTARRSDVGMSPWNAVQNLIKKGKSFLRKEEKTPHTNQSFQHHHLNKPLTYFLFAKGEGLQAFLHINEFHASPSTLEDERHKFWSREGVSQQLVRLEGTIKDRGRIVYKTPANEHIYIGLSRRRISQPSQERVSFYLGFNFHGPVAFDVSEKRSHFNPSSREEYQPGAVSDVSRVSCGQHTCP